The Cellulosilyticum sp. I15G10I2 genome contains the following window.
AGAGCATATTGATTGGTAAAAGCATTTTGTGAAGCATCACGAAACTCTGCTGTTATGACTGCAAGGCATTCTAATATTTTGCTGTCAATATAGAGGGCATTTAAAGCTGGTGATGAAGCTAATCGTTCTATCTGATGAAGTACCTTAACAAGTTCTAGAGGAAGGTAGCGATGGGTAATGTTAAAAGGGAATTCATAGGGTGTAATTGCCTTCTCCCCATATTCAGGCTGTATCATTTCTTTAAAATAAGGCGCATAGATGGTGACTTCAGTACCATGAAAATGCTGACCTTTATACCAGACCTGTCTGCCTTTTGGATGATTTTCTACTACGAAAAACGAGGAAGGTTTAAAAGAAGAAACAGCTTCATTAGCGAGGCGAAACTTAGTCTCTCCCAAATATACCGTACCAAAGCGCATGTGGGTGGATGGAATATTAAATGTAATCCCAAAATCTTCGGGAATCGTATAGTTACCAAGGAAGATATCATAATGCCGTGCTTTAGTATAACGCACAATATAACCTAGCTCTGGCCTTTTGTCATTATGATAGAGGATAAAGTTATCCCTAAAAATGGGTGTAAAAGATAGTGCATTAAAAAAAGCCTCATAAAATGCTTCACTTGATGTAACAACCATATTGTCCCTCCTCACACTAGTCTGGTGCTTTTAATTATAAAATTCTATAACCTAAAAAGCAATGCA
Protein-coding sequences here:
- a CDS encoding helix-turn-helix domain-containing protein; protein product: MVVTSSEAFYEAFFNALSFTPIFRDNFILYHNDKRPELGYIVRYTKARHYDIFLGNYTIPEDFGITFNIPSTHMRFGTVYLGETKFRLANEAVSSFKPSSFFVVENHPKGRQVWYKGQHFHGTEVTIYAPYFKEMIQPEYGEKAITPYEFPFNITHRYLPLELVKVLHQIERLASSPALNALYIDSKILECLAVITAEFRDASQNAFTNQYALGAISLGKNRKINLSHDDVRAIRKAYEIMTERACDPPTIEHLSELVNLNPQKLKGGFAAMYHSTIWEYANSIRMSIAANLLSTTDRSIEEIAHHIGYARCANFTNMFNRTYQMSPSAFRRAKR